A region from the Catellatospora sp. TT07R-123 genome encodes:
- a CDS encoding pitrilysin family protein: protein MSTVHQHTLVNGLRVVIAPVAASPLVGLNLRLEVGSRHEQVGQHGYAHLFEHLMFSGTRSVPNGAHMAAIQTVGGNVNASTSTDSTNFNHVVGHEDYTAVLALEAERLKHLADALDDAGVGREIEVVSNERFEQEGRPFGDVNELVASLLYPAPHPYAHLPLAPLGDVRAASRDSVVAFFTTHYVPSRAAIAIVGSVDPEAALGAVDHYLSGFSPGPDPCGQEHVEETPSPGGDTPVRAERSGVWGPRLFIGLSIPPAGTLGHERTKLLAQLLAGGHDGLLIGALGRDRKLVSDVNIRFMSQARHAALCVVELVALPGADLADLESAYAEAVASIDLTRLRPQALERLLGLYRSAWLCNRDRVGGHANDLSFAVLFQDGPWAPDTMYDAMLRTTLADLTEALGCFRLGGDCAVVRYRHADR from the coding sequence GTGAGTACCGTCCATCAACACACCCTCGTAAACGGGCTTCGAGTAGTGATCGCCCCGGTGGCGGCCAGTCCGCTCGTCGGCCTCAACCTCCGCCTGGAGGTTGGCTCCCGGCACGAGCAGGTCGGCCAGCACGGGTATGCGCACCTGTTCGAGCACCTGATGTTCTCCGGAACCCGCTCGGTTCCCAACGGTGCGCACATGGCCGCCATCCAGACTGTCGGCGGAAACGTGAACGCGTCGACGTCCACCGACTCCACGAACTTCAACCACGTGGTCGGGCATGAGGACTACACGGCCGTGCTGGCATTGGAGGCCGAACGGCTGAAGCACCTCGCTGACGCGCTCGACGACGCCGGTGTAGGCAGGGAGATCGAGGTCGTCAGCAACGAGCGGTTCGAGCAGGAGGGGCGGCCCTTCGGCGACGTCAACGAACTGGTCGCGAGCCTGCTGTATCCCGCTCCCCATCCATACGCCCATCTGCCGCTGGCCCCGCTCGGCGATGTGCGGGCCGCTTCCCGGGACTCGGTGGTCGCGTTCTTCACGACCCACTACGTTCCTTCCCGCGCCGCGATCGCCATCGTCGGCAGCGTCGACCCCGAGGCTGCCCTGGGTGCGGTGGACCACTATCTGAGCGGCTTCTCGCCCGGACCCGACCCGTGCGGGCAGGAGCACGTCGAGGAGACTCCGTCGCCCGGCGGCGACACGCCCGTCCGGGCCGAACGCAGCGGCGTGTGGGGACCGCGACTGTTCATCGGGCTGTCCATCCCGCCGGCCGGCACCCTGGGCCACGAACGGACCAAACTGCTTGCGCAACTGCTCGCCGGCGGTCATGACGGACTGCTGATCGGGGCGCTGGGACGGGACCGGAAGCTGGTCTCCGACGTCAACATCCGCTTCATGTCCCAGGCCCGCCACGCCGCACTCTGCGTCGTGGAGCTGGTCGCATTGCCTGGTGCCGATCTGGCTGACCTGGAGTCCGCCTATGCCGAAGCCGTGGCGTCGATCGACCTCACCCGGCTGCGGCCGCAGGCGCTGGAGCGCTTGCTCGGCCTGTACCGCTCGGCTTGGTTGTGCAATCGGGATCGGGTGGGCGGGCATGCGAACGACCTGTCGTTCGCGGTTCTCTTCCAGGACGGACCGTGGGCACCCGACACCATGTACGACGCGATGTTGCGGACCACCCTGGCCGACCTGACCGAGGCGCTCGGGTGCTTCCGCCTCGGCGGGGACTGCGCGGTGGTGAGGTATCGCCATGCCGACCGCTGA
- a CDS encoding GAF domain-containing protein yields MAGRQRAELLRSTVRFARVLFSAHSASVFLHRPDSETLVLEATSEQYADSILGIEMPSSQGIAGWVFQTGESIIADELDTAPQFSRDVAEKTGYLPRCILATPLETDGVVFGVVEVLDPTTPIVDSMQTLELLQELSRQCCSSLAALNVLNDDMVGSRFSLERLLQHVKYLSSLEDPAAQDFLRALESATDAYVRR; encoded by the coding sequence ATGGCGGGCCGGCAGCGAGCCGAGTTGTTGCGTTCCACAGTCAGATTTGCCCGGGTGCTGTTCTCCGCCCACTCGGCGTCGGTCTTCCTGCATCGTCCGGACTCCGAGACCCTGGTGCTGGAGGCGACCTCGGAGCAGTACGCGGACAGCATCCTCGGCATCGAGATGCCCTCCAGCCAGGGTATCGCCGGATGGGTGTTCCAGACCGGAGAGTCGATCATCGCGGATGAGCTGGACACCGCTCCGCAGTTCTCCCGAGACGTGGCGGAGAAGACCGGATACCTTCCGCGCTGCATCCTCGCCACGCCGCTGGAGACCGATGGAGTCGTCTTCGGGGTGGTCGAGGTCCTCGACCCGACCACCCCGATCGTCGACTCCATGCAGACCCTCGAACTGCTGCAGGAGCTTTCCCGGCAGTGCTGCAGCTCGCTGGCGGCGCTCAACGTCCTGAACGACGACATGGTGGGCAGCCGGTTCTCGCTGGAGCGGCTGCTGCAGCACGTGAAGTACCTCAGCAGCCTGGAAGACCCGGCGGCCCAGGACTTCCTGCGCGCGTTGGAGTCCGCGACCGACGCCTACGTCCGACGATGA
- a CDS encoding class I SAM-dependent methyltransferase, with amino-acid sequence MTETWALFDRLADRYDQAVPYFATCARQLVDIVDPTPGSRVLDIGTGRGAIAIAAASRGCEVTAIDGSARMIELLAARHPGLSARVMDAMALDLPAGSFDLACAGFMIHLVADPARVLAELRRVLRPGGAVALTLPDPSPDPTGRWAGCRRLMATFAARAGGLRPPDTRLDVAAALRQTGFTDLRRLSIKVRLQIPDPQTCWQFGLSHGFARLVEALSAADAAELERLALAEFVRMHADGGIVVDQAAAVHLARVPG; translated from the coding sequence GTGACCGAGACCTGGGCCCTGTTCGATCGCCTTGCCGACCGGTACGACCAGGCCGTCCCGTACTTCGCCACCTGTGCCCGGCAGCTGGTTGACATCGTCGACCCGACGCCGGGATCGCGGGTGCTCGACATCGGCACCGGTCGTGGGGCGATCGCGATCGCCGCCGCGAGCAGAGGCTGCGAGGTCACCGCGATCGACGGGTCCGCTCGCATGATCGAACTGCTCGCGGCCCGCCATCCAGGGCTGTCGGCGCGGGTGATGGACGCGATGGCGCTCGATCTTCCCGCTGGCAGCTTCGACCTGGCCTGCGCCGGATTCATGATCCATCTGGTGGCCGACCCGGCTCGGGTCCTCGCCGAGCTGCGCCGGGTGCTTCGGCCGGGAGGTGCCGTCGCCCTGACGCTGCCCGATCCCAGCCCCGATCCGACGGGCCGCTGGGCGGGCTGCCGTCGGCTGATGGCGACCTTCGCGGCACGGGCCGGTGGTCTGCGGCCGCCCGACACCCGTCTGGATGTGGCGGCCGCGCTCCGGCAGACGGGCTTCACCGACCTGCGCCGGCTGTCAATCAAGGTTCGGCTACAGATACCCGACCCGCAGACCTGCTGGCAGTTCGGCCTGTCGCACGGATTCGCCCGCCTGGTCGAGGCACTTTCCGCAGCCGACGCCGCAGAACTGGAACGTCTGGCACTGGCGGAGTTCGTACGTATGCACGCCGACGGCGGGATCGTCGTCGATCAGGCGGCTGCGGTGCACCTTGCCCGAGTTCCGGGCTAA
- a CDS encoding YcaO-like family protein has protein sequence MWNVFAGSGQPGTPVGPRSLGARGQALDDDLLARTVAVAEGLERYASRAFGRNHHDHIWALERHLPGAVIETKNLPRCSDSELGASARAVVPYDPDREIRWVRGFDVIQRCETWVPACMVNRGLPDPTDAERFAAGGSTGFAVHTDYREACIGALSEAAERDVAALTWLQRLSLPPLREQTTERLAYLLEWSEDHFISTRLFDATSDVGVPTVYALQFADHDPWYGQLVGAATGRSLAVAAEKAVLELISFRSHPGTPAAVPRSVEEITGVLDGARYMGQVERRHAFDFLATPAAPLAARRVVAPLPPEPEAALAELVARLAEVCDQAVIVNITTRELRACGTSAVAVVVPELQPLSLNPYAQFKAHPRLYRGPAAMGYESRQEWDLNPWPQPFP, from the coding sequence GTGTGGAACGTGTTCGCGGGCAGCGGCCAGCCGGGAACACCCGTCGGACCGCGCAGTCTGGGCGCGCGTGGACAGGCTCTGGACGACGACCTGCTGGCACGGACCGTCGCCGTCGCCGAAGGGCTGGAGCGGTACGCCAGCCGGGCGTTCGGACGCAACCACCATGATCACATCTGGGCGCTGGAACGGCACCTGCCGGGTGCGGTCATCGAGACCAAGAACCTGCCCCGGTGCTCGGACTCGGAGCTGGGCGCTTCTGCCCGGGCCGTCGTGCCGTACGACCCGGACCGCGAGATCCGCTGGGTGCGCGGCTTCGATGTGATCCAGCGTTGCGAGACCTGGGTGCCCGCCTGCATGGTGAACCGGGGACTGCCCGACCCGACCGACGCGGAGAGGTTCGCCGCCGGAGGTTCCACCGGCTTCGCGGTCCACACGGACTACCGCGAAGCCTGCATCGGCGCACTGAGCGAGGCCGCCGAACGTGATGTCGCGGCGCTGACCTGGCTGCAGCGGCTCAGCCTGCCGCCGCTGCGGGAACAGACCACCGAGCGACTCGCCTACCTGCTCGAATGGTCGGAGGACCACTTCATCTCGACCCGGCTGTTCGACGCGACCTCCGACGTCGGCGTGCCCACCGTGTACGCGCTGCAGTTCGCCGACCATGACCCCTGGTACGGGCAGCTCGTCGGCGCCGCGACCGGGCGGAGTCTGGCCGTCGCCGCGGAGAAGGCGGTGCTGGAACTGATCAGCTTCCGCAGCCATCCGGGAACCCCGGCGGCGGTGCCCCGCTCAGTCGAGGAGATCACCGGCGTTCTGGACGGGGCCAGATACATGGGCCAGGTTGAAAGGCGCCACGCGTTCGACTTCCTCGCGACGCCCGCCGCACCGCTCGCCGCCAGGCGCGTGGTGGCCCCGCTGCCACCAGAGCCGGAGGCCGCGTTGGCGGAGCTGGTGGCGCGGCTGGCCGAGGTCTGCGACCAGGCCGTCATCGTGAACATCACCACGCGAGAGCTGCGGGCGTGCGGCACGTCGGCGGTGGCCGTGGTGGTGCCCGAGTTGCAACCGCTGAGCCTGAATCCGTATGCGCAGTTCAAGGCGCATCCGCGCCTATACCGGGGACCGGCCGCGATGGGATACGAGAGTAGGCAGGAATGGGACCTCAATCCCTGGCCGCAACCATTCCCGTAA
- a CDS encoding radical SAM/SPASM domain-containing protein, which yields MPNGTGTTATGPTGHGDSAGETAAIDSVASRYLLIGDTAYRRSDGSTVTPVYATRTAKLLFVDPSVARRLRTGQISEIDSADLSELVDAKAVVPADEDERGAVVSRFKRFSDNRAYRRFTLMPTSNCNMGCSYCGQEHYKPVPKESRLGLVAERVLAAIAEPEVRSVFVTWFGGEPLLALRTIRELSTKFIASAREHGTAYRANMATNGSLLTMRTMHRLYDDCLLRSMDVTIDGPQEQHDARRFLKNGGRSFRRILTVLGEAAESGAFPDLTVNIRVNIDNANQDHVSELLDELAAAGFTDRLFRVQLFPVHSWGNDVSAVELGKRAYADREAEWLAQATRSGLHTELLPQQPRHGTCLATTRNAELIDAEGRMYGCSEHPLVPGESSTKVIARLDSLSPGAIRPRAEFDHWYQSVDEGGPQCSSCPVLPVCGGACPKLWQEGHVPCPSIKSNWRQRLDLAAIAHGLVPEGALR from the coding sequence ATGCCGAACGGCACCGGTACCACCGCGACCGGCCCGACCGGGCACGGAGACAGCGCAGGCGAGACCGCAGCGATCGACTCCGTGGCCAGCAGGTACCTGCTGATCGGCGACACGGCCTATCGCCGCTCGGACGGTTCGACCGTCACACCCGTTTACGCGACCAGAACGGCGAAGCTGCTGTTCGTCGACCCGTCGGTCGCGCGGCGGCTGCGGACCGGGCAGATCTCGGAGATCGATTCAGCCGACCTGTCCGAGCTGGTGGACGCGAAGGCGGTCGTACCTGCGGACGAGGATGAACGGGGCGCCGTGGTGTCCCGGTTCAAGCGGTTCTCCGACAATCGGGCCTACCGCCGGTTCACCCTGATGCCCACGTCGAACTGCAACATGGGATGCAGTTACTGCGGGCAGGAGCACTACAAGCCCGTGCCGAAGGAATCACGCCTCGGCCTGGTGGCCGAACGGGTGCTGGCTGCGATCGCCGAGCCGGAGGTCAGGTCGGTCTTCGTCACCTGGTTCGGCGGGGAACCGTTGCTCGCGCTGCGCACCATCCGCGAGCTGAGCACCAAGTTCATCGCCTCGGCACGTGAGCACGGCACCGCGTACCGGGCCAACATGGCCACCAACGGCAGCCTGCTCACCATGCGCACCATGCACCGGCTGTACGACGACTGCCTGCTCCGTTCCATGGACGTCACGATCGACGGCCCGCAGGAGCAGCATGATGCCCGGAGGTTCCTCAAGAACGGCGGCCGCAGCTTCCGCCGGATCCTGACGGTGCTCGGGGAGGCCGCAGAGTCAGGCGCGTTCCCCGATCTCACCGTGAACATCCGCGTCAACATCGACAACGCCAACCAGGACCATGTCAGCGAGCTCCTGGACGAGCTCGCCGCTGCCGGATTCACAGACCGGCTCTTCCGCGTCCAGCTGTTCCCGGTCCACTCCTGGGGCAACGACGTGTCGGCGGTGGAGTTGGGCAAACGCGCGTACGCCGACCGTGAAGCCGAGTGGCTCGCCCAGGCCACGCGTTCCGGACTGCACACCGAGCTGTTGCCACAGCAGCCTCGACACGGGACGTGTCTGGCCACCACTCGCAACGCCGAGCTGATCGATGCCGAAGGGCGCATGTACGGCTGTTCGGAGCATCCGCTGGTGCCCGGCGAGAGCAGCACGAAGGTAATCGCGCGGCTGGACAGCCTCTCGCCGGGGGCGATCCGACCCCGCGCGGAATTCGACCATTGGTACCAGTCCGTCGATGAAGGCGGACCGCAGTGTTCGAGCTGTCCGGTACTGCCGGTGTGCGGTGGTGCCTGCCCCAAGCTGTGGCAGGAGGGCCACGTTCCCTGCCCCAGTATCAAGTCGAATTGGC
- a CDS encoding S8 family serine peptidase — protein MTGQTARSVIQFAHMSPGETVSTDRLARPGSISRQWAWGGGTGEGVRVCVIDSGLDPTLDIGRRGGSFTVSKSAVDGTLRYDVVTDSQGDAAGHGTACAAIINRLAPACEITSIRVLGPTLGGAGDILIAALRWAIAEGFGVINLSLSTRNPVYKQEIHDLVDQAFFQDVAIVAAAHNAPVESYPWRFSAVFSAGSHSVEDPEHIELNPRPPVQYFAAGVRVAVPQNGRVVRVSGNSFAAPHLAGLIARIRSKYPQLAVPEIRHVLSAVASNLVEGERE, from the coding sequence ATGACGGGGCAGACCGCTCGCTCGGTGATTCAATTCGCTCATATGAGCCCAGGCGAGACGGTGAGCACCGATCGTCTGGCCAGGCCAGGTTCAATATCGCGGCAGTGGGCATGGGGCGGTGGCACGGGCGAGGGCGTCCGTGTGTGCGTCATCGACAGCGGCCTCGATCCGACGTTGGACATCGGCCGTCGCGGTGGCTCTTTCACCGTTTCAAAGAGTGCCGTCGATGGCACCTTACGATACGATGTGGTGACCGACTCCCAAGGCGATGCGGCCGGTCATGGAACCGCCTGTGCCGCGATCATCAATCGCCTTGCCCCGGCGTGCGAAATAACCTCCATAAGGGTGCTAGGCCCGACTCTTGGCGGCGCCGGGGACATTCTCATCGCGGCGCTGCGCTGGGCGATCGCAGAAGGATTCGGCGTCATCAACCTGAGCCTGTCGACGCGGAACCCGGTTTACAAGCAGGAGATTCACGACCTCGTCGACCAGGCGTTCTTCCAGGACGTGGCGATCGTGGCCGCGGCCCACAACGCTCCTGTGGAGAGTTATCCCTGGCGTTTCTCGGCCGTGTTCTCCGCGGGATCGCACTCGGTCGAGGACCCGGAGCACATCGAGCTGAATCCAAGGCCGCCCGTCCAGTACTTCGCGGCCGGCGTCCGAGTGGCCGTGCCGCAGAACGGCCGCGTGGTCCGGGTCTCCGGCAACAGCTTCGCGGCTCCGCACCTGGCGGGTCTCATCGCACGGATCCGGTCGAAATATCCGCAGCTGGCTGTGCCCGAGATCAGGCATGTGCTCTCCGCGGTGGCCAGCAACCTAGTCGAAGGAGAACGCGAGTGA
- a CDS encoding pitrilysin family protein, translated as MSLLHLPGKHTAAVRLLFAGGYADNDPADRPGLTEMMLRTAITASRRLTSGAMAAELDRLSAMVAADCGCDSTSVSFLTPVELLTQTATTVVEALTAPRFDADDSAIFGARLRAMHSAARRTLRHIAVATVEQQIHALASRYATPELPGDDRDGVYGAESLAAQHAAYFSSRNLRMIVAGDLDRTDAPAILARAFEGWQTAGHTAGPVLGLSSPQWSNRPFPGARQAAIALGRLVPVTDLRRAVAAEVVATMLGGWSGSRLHTSLRNEAGLTYSIDLNFAPRLSTAGSSVQFTLSSQVEAARARDAWQLIRHQLDAVCARGMSPDEVRATTNWMLRSQLLCLDTPNQVTAQHGRWARGGFPITAGRQRARILSELTAEEVSTAANDLLLPELLCAAAVGPAAGQLPGFVEAG; from the coding sequence ATGAGTCTGCTCCACCTTCCCGGCAAGCACACCGCTGCGGTCCGGCTGCTCTTCGCCGGTGGGTACGCCGACAACGACCCAGCCGACCGCCCCGGGCTCACGGAGATGATGCTGCGCACGGCGATCACCGCCTCGCGGCGCCTCACCTCGGGAGCGATGGCCGCCGAACTCGACCGCCTGTCCGCCATGGTGGCCGCGGACTGCGGCTGTGACAGCACCAGCGTGTCCTTCCTGACCCCGGTGGAGTTGCTGACGCAGACGGCTACGACCGTCGTGGAGGCGCTAACCGCACCACGGTTCGATGCCGACGATTCGGCGATCTTCGGGGCCCGGCTGAGGGCGATGCACTCCGCCGCCCGCAGAACACTGCGGCACATCGCGGTCGCCACCGTCGAACAGCAGATCCACGCGCTGGCATCCCGCTACGCGACGCCGGAGCTGCCCGGCGACGATCGCGACGGCGTATACGGCGCCGAATCGCTCGCCGCGCAGCATGCGGCGTACTTCAGCAGCAGGAACCTTCGTATGATCGTCGCAGGCGACCTGGACCGGACAGATGCACCCGCCATTCTGGCCCGCGCCTTCGAAGGCTGGCAGACCGCAGGTCACACCGCAGGCCCGGTCCTCGGGCTCAGCTCGCCGCAGTGGTCGAACCGCCCGTTCCCCGGCGCCAGGCAGGCGGCCATCGCGCTGGGACGGCTCGTGCCAGTCACCGACCTGCGGCGGGCGGTGGCGGCGGAGGTCGTCGCGACGATGCTCGGGGGCTGGTCGGGTTCTCGGCTGCACACCAGCCTGCGCAACGAGGCCGGACTCACCTACTCCATAGATCTGAACTTCGCGCCCCGGCTGAGCACTGCGGGCAGCTCGGTGCAGTTCACGCTGAGTTCCCAGGTCGAGGCCGCGCGGGCGCGGGACGCCTGGCAGTTGATCCGCCACCAGCTCGACGCCGTCTGCGCGCGGGGCATGAGCCCGGACGAGGTCCGGGCCACCACCAACTGGATGCTTCGCTCGCAGCTGCTCTGCCTGGACACTCCGAACCAGGTCACCGCACAGCACGGACGCTGGGCCCGGGGCGGCTTCCCCATCACGGCCGGGCGGCAGCGCGCGCGGATTCTGAGCGAGCTGACCGCCGAGGAGGTCTCGACGGCCGCCAACGATCTGCTCCTACCGGAACTGCTCTGCGCGGCTGCGGTCGGTCCGGCGGCGGGGCAGCTGCCGGGATTCGTGGAGGCGGGCTGA